The sequence CGTCGAACACCCACCCGAGACGCGAGTCCACCACTCGCGTTGCTGTTGATGCAGCATGTGACATGTGTTTCCAAAGAATATATATATACAATAATAAGTCATAACCTTGGAAACCACCATGTGTTTCCAAACCATGAATCGTTGTTATCGCTTGCGATCGCTCCTGTGACAAATCCCTCTCGGTTTCCTTCACTGGGAGAAGATAGCGCAGCGGAATAATGTGTGTACGACGAGACGAGCATCGCTAGCTAGGAGGTCGGAGAAAGCAGCCTGGGAACAGTTGCCGGAATGGACTTTGTGACACTGTGTGGGGGCAGTGTATATAGTCCTGTGATTCCCTTTTCTTTTCGggaaataataaaaataaaattgtCCGGTGATTTTCATTCCATGATGCCTACTGGCTACTGGCTGTGTGGTTCCAGTCGGGTGCAGTGTACAGGTGCATATCGCAGTCGCGAAAGCCACGTTGGTACTGCGCTGTTCTTTACCATATTTCAGGTTCCCATCTTTCAGTTGTGCAGGACAGCAAGAGAAGAACGACTGTCCTCCTTTCTGCAGCTAACATGCATACCACCGCACCACCCTCATGCCGGAAGGGATGGCAACGAGATGGAGGCATGGCCATGCTATCATGACCATATCACCTTTGTGTAGACGAGAATGCATGTTGATTGGAGGTAGGCAAAAAGGGAATCTGCTACCGCTCCAGAAATGGTAGGGCAACGTACGCAAATGCTGGTGTTAGGTAACGATTATCCATTGAtccccacacgcgcgcgcgcgcggcaCTTGGAGCCTTTCGACGACTACGCCGTCTGTCTGTCAACGCGTGGATAAGAACGGTAGAACACACACAAGCCGCTTTTTATTTAGAATTTACCTCAACTATCCACGGAAGGATCAAGGAAGAGCTTATGATTTTACTTTTGACCGGTGTGGTAGCTTCTGAAACAGACGCTTCACCAGTGCGAGATTTTGCTGTCACGATCTCGATCACACTCGTTTGTCCCGTCTCCCTTTAAACGGGCCAAGTTGGTGCCATTTGGATTTGGTTGCTGTGCCTGTGCCTGCCGCGCCATGGGTCCGCCAAGTTGCAGGTGTGCGAATAAAGGAAACTGTGTGCAGCTAGCTTCCTGGGTCAGAGTCGCTACTTGCGCATGCAATGAATGAAACAAGGGGGCCGGGGCCGCCTCATTAGATTCTTCAGCAGCTTCCATGAGTTCGGCTGGCGGGCAAGAGCTGAGCCAGATCCGGCGGCACGAGCCTGCAGCAGAAGCtatgctctctctctctcacgccgTGTCGCTCTCGTCGCAACCGAGCCTTCCTTCTCTCCCGTCGTTAGGCCCCCGCGACCTAAACGTCAGCCCTTGCCACCACCGCTGCGTCGCCACACTCAGAGACCACTCCTCCTACGTCTCGGCTCTCGCCGTCGACGGCCACTCGCTGTACAGCGCCTCGTCGGACGGCCGCATCAGAGTGTGGCCGATGGGCGACGCGAGCGGGAggcaggatgacgacgacgacgacagcggcggcggcggcggcggcggttgcgGGTCTGCTACGGTCGTTGCCGCGTGCGACAGCTCCGTGAAGTGTCTTCTCGCCACGGCGGGCAGCAACGGACACGGTCTCCTCCTCAGCTCCCACCAGGACGGCAAGATCATGGCGTGGCGGACCGGGAGCGGCAGGAAGGACGGGACCCCGAGCCTCGTCCTGCGCGCCGTCCTGCCGACCTGCGTGGACCGGCTACGGACGTTCCTGCTCCCCTGGAGCTACGTGCAGGTCCGgcggcaccggtggcgcacctggGTGCACCACGTGGACGCGGTCGCCGCGCTCGCGGTGTCCCCGGACGGCGCGCTCCTGTACTCGGCGTCGTGGGACCGGAGCCTCAGGGTGTGGCGGCTGCCGGGGTTCCGGTGCGTGGAGTCCGTCGCGCCCGCGCACGACGACGCCATCAACGCGCTGGCGGTGTCGCCCGACGGCCACGTGTACACGGGCTCGGCCGACAACAAGATCAAGGCGTGGAGGCGGCACCCGGAGCGGAGGCACAGGCACAGGCACAGGCACGTGCTCGTGCTCGTGCAGACGATGGAGCGCCACAGGTCGGCGGTCAACGCGCTCGCTCTAGGGGCCGACGGGAGGGTGCTCTACTCCGGCGCGTGCGACCGGTCTGTGGTGGTGTGGGAGCGGGCCGACGGCGCCGGCGGCGGCCGCATGGAGGCCACTGGCACGCTCAGAGGGCACACGAGGGCGATCCTGTGCCTGGCGGCGGCGGGGGACGTGGTGTGCAGCGGCTCGGCGGACCGGACGGTGCGGGTGTGGAGGAGGGGAGCGGAGAATACGGGGTACACTCTCCTGGCCGTCCTGGAAGGACACGGCGCGCCTGTGAAGAGCCTAGCTTTGCTTTACGGACGTGACCGCGGCTTGTTCAGTGGTTGGGGCGACCCAGAGGAGGGATCGTCCGGTGGTGGCGGCGGCACCCATTGTGCTATTGTTTGCAGCGGCGCGTTGGACGGCGAGGTGAAGATTTGGAGCACGCTTGTTCCTTGATTCCTTTCCCTTCACAGATAACAAAGTGTAGTTCTCCTTGTAGACAGTATACCACTGGATAAAGCATGAATCACGATGCTGAATGCCTGCGTGTTTGAACATTGAGATTAGCGTTACGGGATTTACTGCAGTTGTTGTTTCAAAAAAAAACTATTTTAAAACAGAGTTGCATCCGCATACTGGTCTATAACATAAAAGCTTAAACTGACAGTAAAAGATGAATAATTCAATTAGACTTAGTTCAACATATAGGACCTGTTTGGGAGGGTTTACAAACCGGCTTCGGCTCTGGCTTTTAGAGAACCCTCCAAATGGTCTAAAAAATAACTCCCAACAAAGAGCACCGATGAGCTAGAGCCATTTTGTTAGAGAGAAGCTGGAGCCAAAAAAAATTGGCTCCTCCTCTCACTCCCCTCCTCTCGCGTCAAAATTAGCTGTTTTGCCTAAATAAACACGGGCTCCTATAGAAGAGTTGTTCTTAAAGATAAGCCAGAGCCGGAGTGTTGTAGAATACCTGAATTGCCCAAATTTCTCTCAATAAAAGTCCTCAGGTGATCAGTTTTGCTAGAGTAGTACTAAGAACATCTCCAACAAAGGTCTCAGATGAGGTCCTATCTTGAATTACAGGATTCAAGGGAGAAAAACAAACTCCAATAGAGGTTCTATTTTATTAAATTTCATTAAACCAATTTAAGACTCGAATATTAGGGACCTAAATATAGTACCCGTCCATCCGAGCCCTATCTCTTTTTCCCATGCACAGCAGTTCTCCTGGGGCGCCCCAAttaggggtggataacgagccagctcggctcggct is a genomic window of Zea mays cultivar B73 chromosome 5, Zm-B73-REFERENCE-NAM-5.0, whole genome shotgun sequence containing:
- the LOC103627706 gene encoding protein JINGUBANG — protein: MSSAGGQELSQIRRHEPAAEAMLSLSHAVSLSSQPSLPSLPSLGPRDLNVSPCHHRCVATLRDHSSYVSALAVDGHSLYSASSDGRIRVWPMGDASGRQDDDDDDSGGGGGGGCGSATVVAACDSSVKCLLATAGSNGHGLLLSSHQDGKIMAWRTGSGRKDGTPSLVLRAVLPTCVDRLRTFLLPWSYVQVRRHRWRTWVHHVDAVAALAVSPDGALLYSASWDRSLRVWRLPGFRCVESVAPAHDDAINALAVSPDGHVYTGSADNKIKAWRRHPERRHRHRHRHVLVLVQTMERHRSAVNALALGADGRVLYSGACDRSVVVWERADGAGGGRMEATGTLRGHTRAILCLAAAGDVVCSGSADRTVRVWRRGAENTGYTLLAVLEGHGAPVKSLALLYGRDRGLFSGWGDPEEGSSGGGGGTHCAIVCSGALDGEVKIWSTLVP